Proteins found in one Anoplolepis gracilipes chromosome 7, ASM4749672v1, whole genome shotgun sequence genomic segment:
- the LOC140667439 gene encoding WASH complex subunit 1 has product MPERIEIGVIPNNLRHEETIVQIAESLDNLNDAVSYIFDCIDKRLSENTQRLTNIKERARKLEDRLHYLQTNLNLKAVKMYSAAKYPANHTYKEYQMTIPPQRQQAPVILNAYKCSVPIKDIPETYLSSNCKTEDGQYAANVNLQEKLQFYHVRSKTSKKDNPEDNEEPLPAQLSSVSALLLFDSMDSPYEKTRSTRSSRQSTDKQQIEDAPDSIVQPWLSSDMDVSSSYLYTPTLGEVPQINVPLTLPDLPGIVDDEKFVLDLNSQSPIAPSSAVTTPTVRLDLPTPISDEKDSGSKMEDSVAYLPVLTVPTTALQEPAPPPPPPPTFTIINTNNTTSNEKIGFQQVVAPPPPPPPPPPPPPPPATDSTVSASDNNAEKQKKMNRLPAKAVTDDRSNLMAAIRDAGGIGRAKLRPTASDTKKHDRWSSASVGGDLMADLHAKLALRRKGIAGSTVGALERMSSLIPPPPKPNEASASDRNSATSEYDSQPDTDDWEE; this is encoded by the exons GCGTTATCCCAAACAATTTGAGACACGAGGAAACTATAGTTCAAATAGCAGAATCTCTGGACAACCTGAACGATGCTgtctcatatatatttgattgtaTTGACAAGAGGCTTTCAGAAAATACACAgag ATTAACCAACATTAAGGAAAGAGCAAGAAAATTGGAAGATagattacattatttacaaactaatttaaatttgaaagcaGTAAAAATGTACTCTGCTGCCAAATATCCAGCTAATCATACTTATAAGGAGTATCAAATGACTATACCACCGCAACGCCAACAAGCGCCTGTTATACTAAATGCTTATAAATGTTCCGTGCCTATAAAAGATATTCCCGAGACGTATTTATCTTCTAATTGTAAAACAGAGGATGGCCAGTATGCTGCAAATGTCAATCTTCAAGAGAAGCTCCAATTTTATCACGTACGATCAAAGACTAGCAAAAAAGATAACCCTGAAGATAATGAAGAACCATTGCCGGCACAATTATCTTCAGTTAGTGCGCTCCTACTATTTGACAGCATGGATAGTCCGTACGAAAAAACGAGATCCACGAGATCATCGCGTCAATCTACTGACAAACAGCAAATTGAAGATGCCCCAGATTCGATTGTGCAACCGTGGCTCTCGTCAGACATGGATGTATCTTccagttatttatatacaccAACTCTCGGAGAG GTTCCCCAGATAAATGTACCATTAACGCTCCCGGATTTACCAGGCATTGTGGACGATGAGAAATTCGTGCTGGATCTTAATTCCCAGAGTCCAATCGCGCCTTCATCCGCAGTCACGACGCCTACTGTTCGCTTGGACCTACCGACACCGATCAGCGACGAAAAAGACTCTGGGTCGAAGATGGAGGATAGTGTTGCATACTTGCCCGTTCTGACTGTGCCTACAACCGCACTGCAGGAACCTGCGCCACCGCCTCCTCCACCTCCTACGTTTAccataattaatacaaataataccaCGAGCAATGAAAAAATTGGGTTCCAGCAAGTCGTGGCACctccgccgccgccaccaccaccgccaccgccaccaccGCCACCAGCTACAGACTCGACTGTGTCTGCGTCAGATAACAATGCGGAGAAGCAAAAGAAGATGAACCGTTTGCCCGCGAAAGCTGTAACGGACGATCGTTCCAATTTGATGGCGGCGATTCGAGACGCTGGCGGGATAGGTAGAGCAAAATTGAGGCCTACTGCATCGGACACGAAGAAGCACGATCGATGGTCCTCGGCGTCGGTCGGGGGTGATCTGATGGCAGATTTGCACGCGAAACTGGCTCTGAGACGCAAAGGTATCGCTGGCTCCACGGTGGGCGCTCTGGAAAGAATGTCCAGTTTGATACCACCGCCTCCGAAACCGAATGAAGCATCCGCGTCGGACAGGAATTCCGCCACCAGCGAATATGACTCCCAACCCGACACGGATGATTGGGAAGAGTGA